GGAGGCGTGGGCCCGGGGCGCGAGGGGGCTCTTGCTGGCGGCCCCCGCCACGGGCGCCCCGTTCGCGCTGGACGCGTTCGCCACCGGCACCGCCAGCGCGCGCGGAGGGAGCGCCGAGCTGGCGTGGGCGAGCGCGCGGCTGTCGGCCACCGCATCCTACGGGCTGGAGCGCGTGCGGCACCGGGCGCTCGGCGAGGCCTTCGTCCCCGACCACTCGGCGACCCACCGCGTCGACCTCGGTACCACCGCCCACATCACGACCACCTTCACCGTGCGGGTGGCGAGCCAGATCGTCGCTGGGCGCAGGGGCACCGACCTGGCCGGCGCGTTCGAGTTCGAGTCGTGCAACCTCCTGGAGTTCGGCTGCGAGTTCGCGGGTAGTCCCACCCGGCGCGCCGGCCCCCTCGGTGGGACCCGACTGCCGGCGTACGCGCGCGTCGACTTCGGGCTGCGCAAGCACTGGGACCTGCGCCTGGGCGGTCGCCGGGGCACGATCGGGGCGTTCGCTTCGGCGACCAACCTGTTCGCGCGCGAGAACGTGCTGTTGGTCCTCCGGGATTCCGCCACGGGCGAGCGTTCGGCCGTGCGCTTGCGTCCGCGGGCGCCGCTCACGGTGGGCGTCGACTGGAGCTTCTGACGGACTCGGCGTCGCCGGGTCGGGCAGCCCCCGCCCCTCCGCTGACACAGATGTGCCCGCTCGCGTGCTCCCCCATCGTGAGGCGCCCATCGGGGTGCCCACAAAGCGTCCCTGAATCCGGAGTCGGCGTCTGGAATCGCGGCTGGTATCCGAGGCTGACGTGAGGGAGGACGATGCTGACTTCCGCGCGCTCTTCGACGAGCACTATCAGCGCCTGTTCCGCTACTTCCAGCGTCAGGCAGGGGACGCCGAGCTCGCGGCGGACGTAGTGCAGGAGGCGTTCATCCGCCTGTACCGGCGAGGCGCGCCTCCGGACGATCCCGTCGCCTGGCTGATCACCGTGGCCTCCAACCTGTTTCGCAACGCGCGCGGCACGCGCTCTCGTCGTCTGCGCCTGCTGAGCACGGAGCGCTCGGCCCGTGCGCTCGGCGACCCGCCCGAGTCGCCCGACGCCAAGGTGACCGGCGCGCGCGAGGCCGCCGCGGTCAGGAAGGCGCTGGACGTCCTGGGCGAGAGGGATCGGCAGATCCTGCTGCTGCGCGCGGAGGGATACCGGTACGGCGAAATCGCGACCGCTCTCGCGCTCAACGAGGCGAGCATCGGCACGCTGCTGGCGCGCGCCAAGCGTGCGTTCAGGACCGCCTATGAGGAGCTGCACAATGCACCTTGAGGACGGAAAGGTTCAGGCGTTGCTGCACGGCGAGCTGGCGCCCGAGGAGGAGCGGCAGGCGCGCGAGCACACGGCGAGTTGCACCGCCTGTGCTCGCAGGATCGCGTACGCCGAGGCGGAGGAGAGGACGGCCTTCGCCGCGCTCGAGGCGCTGGACACAGCCGCCGCGCCTGTGAGCGCCGACGACTTGATCAGTATGGCCTCGGCGCACCGGCCAGCCCCCGCTGGCCCGGCGGGGCCCAGCCCCGGGCGCCGCCGCGTGGCCTGGCGGGTCGCCGCCGGCGCGGTCCTGGCGGTGGCGGCATCGGGCGCGCTCTACGCGCTGCCCGGCTCGCCGCTGCGCGGGTTGCTCGACCGCTTGCTGAAGGGGGACGACGGGGTCGGGGTGGAGGAAAGTGCCCCGGACGGAGCATCCGGAGTGGCCGTGAGCGTGGGCGAGTCGTTCACGATCTCTTTCGAAGGCGCCCGCGCGGGCGACACCGTTCGGGTCGAATTCGGCGCGGGCGACGCGCTCTCGGTCATGTCCAGCGGCCCGGCCGCGTTCCGCTCGGGCAGAGACAGGCTCGACGTCACGGCGGACGCACCCACCTCCTACCGGGTCGAGATCCCGCGCGGCGCGGCGCTCGTGCGCATCCAACGCGACGGCCTGACCCTGATCGAGGCGCGCTCGGGGACGCTCGATCCGAGCCCCGCCACCGAGGCACCGGGCACCTGGGTAATACCGCTGAAGCCGTCCCCCTAGGAGTCGGACGCGGCGCGGCGCGCGAGCCTCGCCGTGGCGTCTGACGCGCGGTCGCGCTAGCCTCCCGGCGATGACCGACTCAGCCACCACGCCAGGGCGCGTCGAGCCGACCGAGGACGCCGCCCGTCTGCGCATCGTCTGGAAGGACGGCCACGCCTCCGAGTACACGCCGAGACTGCTTCGCCTGGAGTGCCGGTGCGCCGGCTGCGTGGAGGAGATGACCGGGCGGGCGCTGCTGGATCCGGGTCGGATCCCGGCCGACATCTATCCGCTGGAGATTTCCTACGTGGGCAACTACGCGCTGCGCTTCCACTGGAGCGACGGGCACCGCACGGGCATCTACCCGTACGAGCTGCTGCGCACCCTCTGTCCGTGTGACGTGTGCGCCAGCCCGGGCGCGAGGACGACGCGGTGAACGGTGGGCGACGGGGGTCCGGCACGGTCTGGGACCCGGCGGTGGCCGCGGCCGCGTTGTCGGGCCACCCGGTCCTGGGGCCGATGGTGCGATTCGCGGGGCCCCCGGAGCTGCCCGAACGGGGCATGGATCACTTCGCGATGCTGCTCCGGTCCATCACCTTCCAGCAACTCGCCGGCAAGGCGGCGACTACGATCCATGGCCGGGTGCTGGGGGTTCTGGGCGGTACCGCGACCGCCCGGGCCGTCGTCGCGGCGACGGACGACGCGCTGCGCGGAGCGGGGCTCTCCGCCAACAAGCTCGCCGCGATCCGGGACCTCGCGGCGAAGTCGCTGGACGGCGCGCTCGGGCTCGAAGACATCGACGGGGCCCCGGACGATGAGGTGATCGCGCGCCTGACGCAGGTCCGAGGCGTGGGCGTGTGGACGGCACAGATGTTTCTGATGTTCCAGCTGCGCCGGCCCGACGTCTGGCCGACGGGCGACCTGGGCGTGAGGCAGGGGTGGGCCAGGCTGCACGGCGAGGACGA
Above is a window of Gemmatimonadota bacterium DNA encoding:
- a CDS encoding sigma-70 family RNA polymerase sigma factor; this translates as MREDDADFRALFDEHYQRLFRYFQRQAGDAELAADVVQEAFIRLYRRGAPPDDPVAWLITVASNLFRNARGTRSRRLRLLSTERSARALGDPPESPDAKVTGAREAAAVRKALDVLGERDRQILLLRAEGYRYGEIATALALNEASIGTLLARAKRAFRTAYEELHNAP
- a CDS encoding zf-HC2 domain-containing protein; the encoded protein is MHLEDGKVQALLHGELAPEEERQAREHTASCTACARRIAYAEAEERTAFAALEALDTAAAPVSADDLISMASAHRPAPAGPAGPSPGRRRVAWRVAAGAVLAVAASGALYALPGSPLRGLLDRLLKGDDGVGVEESAPDGASGVAVSVGESFTISFEGARAGDTVRVEFGAGDALSVMSSGPAAFRSGRDRLDVTADAPTSYRVEIPRGAALVRIQRDGLTLIEARSGTLDPSPATEAPGTWVIPLKPSP
- a CDS encoding DUF971 domain-containing protein, with the translated sequence MTDSATTPGRVEPTEDAARLRIVWKDGHASEYTPRLLRLECRCAGCVEEMTGRALLDPGRIPADIYPLEISYVGNYALRFHWSDGHRTGIYPYELLRTLCPCDVCASPGARTTR